Proteins encoded by one window of Phenylobacterium soli:
- a CDS encoding CsbD family protein: MHKDEMKGAAKDMKGSVKETAGKAMGDRDMQAEGAAEKTMGKVQKGVGNLKDAARNALKH; the protein is encoded by the coding sequence ATGCACAAGGACGAGATGAAGGGCGCCGCCAAGGACATGAAGGGCTCCGTGAAGGAGACCGCCGGCAAGGCCATGGGCGACCGTGACATGCAGGCCGAAGGCGCCGCCGAGAAGACGATGGGCAAGGTGCAGAAGGGCGTGGGCAACCTGAAGGACGCCGCCCGCAACGCGCTCAAGCACTAG
- a CDS encoding TetR/AcrR family transcriptional regulator — MRKGDATRARILETAAREAAQKGLGAVSLGELAGAVGLSKSGLFKHFESKEAMQQAVVEQITARFADFVWAPAIDLAPGRARLEKVFRRWLDWAELEWPASGCPMVTFSIELDDQPGPLRDYLQGQLRRWRRTLMREFAAIRTPPLDEDQAELCYFEMKSLVLGHTEARRMMGDMDARGLAERAFAGLLKRAEIGAV, encoded by the coding sequence TTGCGCAAAGGCGACGCCACCCGCGCCCGGATCCTCGAGACCGCCGCCCGCGAGGCGGCGCAGAAAGGGCTGGGCGCCGTCAGCCTGGGCGAGCTGGCGGGGGCCGTCGGTCTGTCGAAGAGCGGCCTCTTCAAGCACTTCGAGTCCAAGGAGGCGATGCAGCAGGCCGTGGTCGAGCAGATCACCGCCCGCTTCGCCGACTTCGTCTGGGCGCCGGCCATCGACCTCGCGCCCGGCCGGGCGCGGCTCGAGAAGGTCTTCCGCCGCTGGCTCGACTGGGCCGAGCTGGAATGGCCCGCCTCGGGCTGTCCGATGGTCACCTTCAGCATCGAGCTGGACGACCAGCCGGGCCCCTTGCGCGACTATCTGCAGGGCCAGTTGCGCCGCTGGCGTCGGACACTGATGCGCGAGTTCGCCGCCATCCGCACCCCGCCCCTCGACGAGGACCAGGCCGAGCTCTGCTATTTCGAGATGAAGAGCCTCGTCCTCGGGCACACCGAGGCGCGTCGGATGATGGGCGACATGGACGCCCGCGGCCTCGCCGAGCGCGCCTTCGCCGGACTGCTGAAGCGGGCGGAGATCGGGGCCGTCTAG
- a CDS encoding CC_3452 family protein, producing MHSLRMLGAMAAGAAMAAGAAWAAPQGGEARATVQPVAWECMGERCVGDVRPRPSPGALLRECQKVVEAIGPVSSYRSRGVELTPDQLRRCNRYATETPVSLR from the coding sequence ATGCATAGTCTGAGGATGTTGGGCGCCATGGCCGCGGGTGCGGCGATGGCGGCGGGGGCCGCGTGGGCGGCGCCTCAGGGCGGCGAGGCGCGCGCCACGGTCCAGCCGGTGGCGTGGGAGTGCATGGGCGAACGCTGCGTCGGCGACGTGCGGCCCAGGCCGAGCCCGGGCGCGCTGCTGCGCGAATGCCAGAAGGTGGTGGAGGCGATCGGGCCGGTCAGCAGCTATCGCAGCCGCGGCGTCGAGCTGACGCCCGACCAGCTGCGGCGCTGCAACCGCTACGCCACGGAGACGCCCGTCTCTCTACGCTGA
- the ettA gene encoding energy-dependent translational throttle protein EttA: MAQQYIFQMQGLTKAFPGGKKVFENIWLSFYPDAKIGVVGVNGSGKSTLLKIMAGLDKEFSGEAFAADGTKRGYLEQEPQLDDALDVWGNVIAWCEEKRIFDKYNEVAAKLGEDYSDELMEEMTKLQEQLDAGDLWDIDSRIEMAMDALRCPPNDWKVDNLSGGERRRVALARLLLSKPDMLLLDEPTNHLDAESVAWLQHHLEQFPGCVILVTHDRYFLDQVTKWTLELDRGKGLPYEGNYSAWLEQKAKRTAQEEREEAGRKRTIERELEWVRSSPSARRSKSKARLAAFDELVNQAERQKQTFAQIQIPPGPRLGNVVIEVEGLEKHYGDKCLFKDLTFKLPPGGIVGVIGPNGAGKSTLFKIITGQEQPDSGSIRLGETVKLAYVDQSRDSLDPNNNVWAEISGGLDIMKVGATEIPSRAYVGSFNFKGGDQQKKVGLLSGGERNRVHLAKTLATGGNVILLDEPTNDLDVETLQALESALEDFPGCAVVISHDRWFLDRLATHILAFEGDSHVEWFEGNFEAYEEDKKRRLGVDSLIPHRIKFQKFGR, from the coding sequence ATGGCGCAGCAATACATTTTCCAGATGCAGGGTCTGACCAAGGCCTTCCCGGGCGGCAAGAAGGTGTTCGAGAACATCTGGCTGTCGTTCTACCCGGACGCCAAGATCGGCGTGGTGGGCGTCAACGGCTCGGGTAAGTCGACCCTGCTGAAGATCATGGCCGGGCTCGACAAGGAGTTCTCCGGCGAGGCCTTCGCCGCCGACGGCACCAAGCGCGGCTATCTGGAGCAGGAGCCGCAGCTCGACGACGCGCTCGACGTCTGGGGCAACGTCATCGCCTGGTGCGAAGAGAAGCGGATCTTCGACAAGTACAACGAGGTCGCCGCCAAGCTCGGGGAGGACTACTCCGACGAGCTGATGGAGGAGATGACCAAGCTGCAGGAGCAGCTGGACGCCGGCGACCTGTGGGACATCGACAGCCGCATCGAGATGGCGATGGACGCCCTGCGCTGCCCGCCCAACGACTGGAAGGTCGACAACCTGTCGGGCGGCGAGCGCCGCCGCGTGGCGCTGGCCCGCCTGCTGCTCTCCAAGCCCGACATGCTGCTGCTCGACGAGCCGACCAACCACCTGGACGCGGAGAGCGTCGCCTGGCTGCAGCACCACCTGGAGCAGTTCCCGGGCTGCGTGATCCTGGTCACCCACGACCGCTACTTCCTGGACCAGGTGACCAAGTGGACGCTGGAGCTCGACCGCGGCAAGGGCCTGCCCTACGAGGGCAACTACTCGGCCTGGCTCGAGCAGAAGGCCAAGCGCACGGCGCAGGAAGAGCGCGAGGAGGCCGGCCGCAAGCGGACCATCGAGCGCGAGCTGGAGTGGGTGCGCAGCTCCCCGTCGGCCCGCCGCTCGAAGTCCAAGGCGCGCCTCGCGGCCTTCGACGAGCTGGTGAACCAGGCCGAGCGCCAGAAGCAGACCTTCGCCCAGATCCAGATCCCGCCGGGGCCGCGTCTCGGCAACGTGGTGATCGAGGTCGAGGGCCTGGAGAAGCACTACGGCGACAAGTGCCTGTTCAAGGACCTCACCTTCAAGCTGCCGCCGGGCGGCATCGTCGGGGTGATCGGGCCGAACGGCGCGGGCAAGTCCACCCTGTTCAAGATCATCACCGGCCAGGAGCAGCCCGACTCCGGCTCCATCCGCCTCGGCGAGACGGTGAAGCTCGCCTACGTCGACCAGAGCCGCGACAGCCTGGACCCGAACAACAACGTCTGGGCCGAGATCTCCGGCGGGCTCGACATCATGAAGGTCGGCGCCACCGAGATCCCGAGCCGGGCCTATGTGGGCTCGTTCAACTTCAAGGGCGGCGACCAGCAGAAGAAGGTCGGCCTGCTCTCGGGCGGTGAGCGCAACCGCGTGCACCTGGCCAAGACCCTGGCGACCGGCGGCAACGTCATCCTGCTCGACGAACCGACCAACGACCTGGACGTGGAGACCCTGCAGGCGCTGGAAAGCGCGCTCGAGGACTTCCCCGGCTGCGCCGTGGTGATCAGCCACGACCGCTGGTTCCTGGACCGCCTGGCGACCCACATCCTCGCCTTCGAGGGCGACAGCCACGTGGAATGGTTCGAGGGCAACTTCGAAGCCTACGAAGAGGACAAGAAGCGCCGCCTCGGCGTCGACAGCCTCATCCCCCACCGGATCAAGTTCCAGAAATTCGGGCGGTAG
- a CDS encoding type 1 glutamine amidotransferase domain-containing protein: protein MAEERLQGCKVAVLATDGFEQVELEKPVEALRQAGAEVEVVAPHGGQIQGFNHHDKGRMVPVDRELGQASPDQYDAIVLPGGVINPDQLRLEPKAIDFVRSFAQAKKPIAAICHGPWTLINAEAVEGKRMTSWPSLQTDLRNAGAEWVDQEVVVDDGLVTSRNPGDLPAFCAKMIEEFAEGRHG from the coding sequence ATGGCCGAGGAACGGCTGCAAGGGTGCAAGGTGGCGGTGCTGGCCACCGACGGCTTCGAACAGGTGGAGCTGGAGAAGCCGGTCGAGGCGTTGCGCCAGGCGGGCGCAGAGGTCGAGGTGGTCGCGCCGCACGGCGGCCAGATCCAGGGCTTCAACCATCACGACAAGGGCCGGATGGTGCCGGTGGATCGCGAGCTCGGCCAGGCCAGTCCCGACCAGTACGACGCCATCGTCCTGCCGGGGGGCGTCATCAATCCCGACCAGCTCCGGCTGGAGCCCAAGGCCATCGATTTCGTCCGCTCGTTCGCCCAGGCGAAGAAGCCGATCGCCGCGATCTGTCACGGGCCCTGGACGCTGATCAACGCCGAGGCGGTGGAGGGCAAGCGGATGACTTCATGGCCCTCGCTGCAGACGGACCTGAGGAACGCCGGCGCGGAATGGGTCGACCAGGAGGTGGTCGTCGACGACGGCCTCGTCACCTCGCGCAATCCCGGCGACCTGCCGGCCTTCTGCGCCAAGATGATCGAGGAGTTCGCCGAGGGGCGGCACGGCTGA
- a CDS encoding O-linked N-acetylglucosamine transferase, SPINDLY family protein: MASEAIPQSADAALARARELYRAGTFAAGGAFTTAAIAAHPRSADLWNVHGAMLRMTGEPQAALAAFGEALRLDPAHGAARANRGGAFLDLAKARNEAEGPAAAEAVLDEALGLDPENLALLEAKAAVLRAAGARDRAEAFLAALVARRPEIGWAQLQLGDVLSERGDAAAEAHLRRARALEPASLDALVGLVQHLARTKGPEAGNALDEAHRLARAALGLGALTPQQAKVLRDVFAQVCDFEAAERLGDFRTLGRAWAQAGLHTALFRQLSRVRTDADRRELLEEHRICGRAMVARAERRPIRRPAPRPPGEKIRLGFLSSDLRRHPVGYFAEPVFQHLDPSRFELFCYAFDPGPADAMQSAFAARSTFRRMPDATAREAAQVIADDDLDLLIELGGSTHMNKLEVLAWRPAPRQASWLGYPHSEGLPTIDGLICDPFVAPADATLLAEAAWRMPRSWIALGSTFSDAFVIDPTPPEVRKGCLTFGTANNPYKYTPEVLATWASIVAATPGSRFAIVRPEAASAVFREHIIRAFAAGGVSADRIDFHPVRHEHMPIYNEIDISLDTFPLTGGTTTVEALWMGVPVVSLRGPALYERLSASILSNAGLAEMIADDLGGYRAVALQLAADGQGRAALRSGLRERIRRSPLGDTAAFARDFYALVETVVRGG; this comes from the coding sequence ATGGCGAGCGAGGCGATCCCGCAGAGTGCTGACGCCGCCCTGGCCCGCGCCCGCGAACTCTACCGCGCGGGCACGTTCGCTGCGGGCGGTGCGTTCACCACCGCCGCCATCGCCGCCCATCCCCGATCCGCCGATCTCTGGAACGTCCATGGGGCCATGCTGCGCATGACCGGCGAGCCGCAGGCGGCGCTGGCCGCGTTCGGCGAGGCGCTGAGACTGGATCCCGCCCACGGCGCCGCGCGCGCCAACCGCGGCGGGGCGTTCCTGGATCTCGCCAAGGCGCGGAACGAGGCCGAGGGCCCGGCCGCCGCCGAGGCGGTGCTGGACGAGGCCCTGGGCCTCGACCCCGAGAACCTGGCGCTGCTGGAGGCCAAGGCGGCGGTGCTGCGGGCGGCCGGCGCGCGCGACCGCGCCGAAGCCTTCCTGGCCGCGCTGGTCGCCAGGCGACCCGAGATCGGCTGGGCCCAGCTCCAGCTCGGCGATGTGCTGTCGGAGCGCGGCGATGCGGCGGCCGAGGCTCACCTGCGGCGGGCGCGCGCGCTCGAGCCGGCCAGCCTCGACGCCCTCGTCGGGCTCGTGCAGCACCTGGCGCGGACCAAGGGGCCGGAGGCCGGCAACGCCCTCGACGAAGCCCATCGCCTGGCCCGCGCGGCGCTGGGCCTCGGCGCACTCACGCCGCAGCAAGCCAAGGTTCTGCGCGACGTCTTCGCCCAGGTTTGCGACTTCGAGGCGGCCGAGCGGCTGGGCGACTTCCGCACGCTCGGGCGCGCCTGGGCGCAGGCGGGCCTGCACACGGCCCTGTTCCGCCAACTCAGCCGGGTGCGCACCGACGCGGACCGGCGCGAGCTGCTCGAGGAACATCGGATCTGCGGCCGGGCCATGGTGGCCAGGGCGGAGCGGCGGCCGATCCGGCGCCCGGCGCCGCGGCCGCCAGGGGAGAAGATCCGGCTGGGCTTCCTGTCGTCGGACCTGCGGCGCCATCCCGTCGGCTACTTCGCCGAGCCGGTGTTCCAGCACCTCGACCCCAGCCGCTTCGAGCTCTTCTGCTACGCCTTCGATCCGGGACCGGCGGACGCGATGCAGAGCGCTTTCGCCGCCCGCTCCACCTTCCGCCGGATGCCCGACGCCACGGCGCGCGAAGCGGCCCAGGTCATTGCCGACGACGATCTCGACCTGCTGATCGAGCTGGGCGGCTCGACCCATATGAACAAGCTCGAGGTCCTGGCCTGGCGTCCCGCGCCGCGCCAGGCGAGCTGGCTCGGCTATCCGCATTCCGAGGGCCTGCCGACGATCGACGGTTTGATCTGCGATCCCTTCGTCGCGCCGGCCGATGCCACCTTGCTGGCGGAAGCCGCGTGGCGGATGCCGAGGAGCTGGATCGCGCTCGGCTCCACATTCTCCGACGCCTTCGTCATCGACCCGACGCCGCCGGAGGTCCGCAAGGGGTGTCTCACGTTCGGGACGGCCAACAATCCCTACAAGTACACGCCGGAGGTCCTGGCGACCTGGGCCTCGATCGTGGCCGCCACGCCGGGGTCGCGCTTCGCCATCGTGCGTCCCGAGGCGGCCTCGGCGGTGTTCCGCGAGCACATCATCCGGGCGTTCGCGGCTGGCGGGGTCTCCGCGGACCGGATCGACTTCCACCCCGTCCGGCACGAGCACATGCCGATCTACAACGAGATCGACATCTCGCTGGACACCTTCCCGCTGACCGGCGGCACGACCACGGTCGAGGCGCTCTGGATGGGCGTGCCGGTGGTGAGCCTGCGGGGGCCGGCCCTGTACGAGCGGCTCAGCGCCTCGATCCTGAGCAACGCGGGCCTTGCGGAGATGATCGCCGACGATCTGGGCGGCTATCGCGCCGTCGCATTGCAGCTGGCCGCGGATGGGCAGGGACGGGCGGCATTGCGGAGCGGCCTGCGGGAGCGGATACGGCGCAGCCCGCTCGGCGACACGGCGGCCTTCGCCCGGGATTTCTACGCCCTCGTCGAGACGGTGGTGCGCGGCGGCTGA
- a CDS encoding glycosyltransferase family 2 protein: MRISALVCARNEEARLAECLRGLAAFDEVVVVADRCTDRTAEIARRFGAVVVEGIFPLESQRKEAGLGACSGDWVFELDADEHADDTLVREVRAAVAKASGDWFRVPVDNYVGHKLVRRGWGGSFGTTSVARLYRRGVKHWKPERVHPGVVFDGAFAGELATPIRHLVDEDIGDMVDRLNRYTALRAADLADKGDPGRLWDNVFRGFRRFWKCYVGRKGRTEGDLGFTIALMAGLYPVISHLRAKEILEARRGQAAQAGERPAAETVLQGVG; encoded by the coding sequence ATGAGGATTTCTGCGCTCGTCTGCGCGCGCAACGAGGAAGCGCGCCTGGCCGAATGCCTGAGGGGGCTGGCGGCCTTCGACGAGGTGGTCGTGGTCGCCGACCGCTGCACGGATAGGACCGCCGAGATCGCCCGCCGGTTCGGCGCGGTGGTGGTGGAAGGGATCTTCCCGCTCGAAAGCCAGCGCAAGGAAGCCGGTCTCGGCGCCTGCTCGGGCGACTGGGTGTTCGAGCTCGACGCCGACGAACACGCCGACGACACCCTGGTCCGTGAGGTCCGCGCCGCCGTGGCCAAGGCCTCGGGCGACTGGTTCCGGGTTCCGGTGGACAACTACGTGGGCCACAAGCTCGTGCGCCGCGGCTGGGGCGGCAGCTTCGGCACCACCTCGGTGGCCAGGCTCTATCGCCGGGGCGTGAAGCACTGGAAGCCGGAGCGGGTCCATCCCGGCGTGGTGTTCGACGGCGCTTTCGCCGGCGAGCTGGCGACGCCGATCCGCCATCTGGTGGACGAGGACATCGGCGACATGGTCGACCGGCTGAACCGCTACACCGCCCTGCGCGCCGCCGACCTGGCCGACAAGGGCGATCCCGGGCGTCTTTGGGACAACGTCTTCCGCGGCTTCCGCAGGTTCTGGAAGTGCTACGTGGGCCGCAAGGGGCGCACCGAGGGCGACCTCGGCTTCACCATCGCCCTGATGGCCGGGCTCTATCCGGTGATCTCACACCTGCGCGCCAAGGAGATCCTGGAGGCGCGGCGCGGCCAGGCCGCGCAGGCCGGCGAGCGGCCCGCGGCGGAAACGGTCCTGCAGGGCGTGGGCTGA
- a CDS encoding polysaccharide deacetylase family protein: MRLAAELGRWRRAGRCATLWWRDDDARAATPALRRLLVLSDAHRTPLTLAVIPDGRLRELAALLGGRPWVSVVQHGVDHLNRRDGAAAGEFPHEWSEAQLAERLNIGWRQVERLPGALRMFTPPWNDVHPALPQALLACGYTGLSAWGEIAEAGPRIDAHIDLMRWKKGARFRGRRRMWSALRVALRARRRAGLWDAPIGLLSHHLDHDEDAWAFLEALLAWAEGRPELKWKALADLT; this comes from the coding sequence TTGAGGCTCGCGGCCGAACTCGGCCGCTGGCGGCGCGCCGGGCGTTGCGCGACGCTCTGGTGGCGCGATGACGACGCGCGGGCCGCCACCCCGGCGCTGCGCCGACTGCTCGTGCTGTCCGATGCGCACCGGACGCCGCTGACGCTGGCCGTCATCCCGGATGGGCGACTGCGCGAGCTGGCGGCCCTGCTTGGCGGCCGGCCCTGGGTGTCCGTCGTCCAGCACGGGGTCGACCACCTCAATCGCCGCGACGGGGCCGCGGCCGGGGAGTTCCCGCACGAGTGGAGCGAGGCGCAGCTCGCCGAACGACTGAACATCGGCTGGCGTCAGGTCGAGCGCTTGCCGGGGGCGCTGCGGATGTTCACGCCGCCCTGGAACGACGTCCATCCGGCGCTCCCCCAGGCGCTGCTGGCCTGCGGCTACACGGGCCTGTCCGCCTGGGGCGAGATCGCCGAGGCCGGGCCCCGGATCGACGCCCACATCGACCTGATGCGCTGGAAGAAGGGGGCGCGGTTCCGTGGGCGGCGGCGGATGTGGTCGGCGCTGCGCGTCGCGCTGCGGGCGCGGCGGCGGGCGGGGCTGTGGGATGCGCCGATCGGCCTCCTCAGCCATCACCTGGATCACGACGAAGACGCCTGGGCGTTCCTCGAAGCGCTTCTCGCCTGGGCCGAGGGCCGGCCTGAGCTGAAATGGAAGGCGCTCGCCGACTTGACATAA
- a CDS encoding ArsR/SmtB family transcription factor: MKLSAAQAVEVLRAAGEPTRLRILALLAREELAVLELCGVLDQSQPRVSRHLKLLAEAGLVERFPDGAWVFYRLTAGGQAGELVREVLARLDANDPQLVRDAERLTAVFAERAQVASDYFARNAARWDEIRSLYVAEGDVEAAILKAAGPGPFRRLVDLGSGTGRMLTLLGPKAQVALGLDLSQQMLNIARGHVAEAGLKACELRHGDIFSTRLPDGEADLVVVHQVLHYLADPAAAVKEAARITAPGGKLLIVDFAPHKLEFLREQHQHRRLGFSDQEMRRWLAESGFAYTAVETLPPAREAGLTVKIWTAERAAARQRTAA; this comes from the coding sequence ATGAAGCTCTCGGCGGCACAGGCGGTGGAGGTGCTGCGCGCGGCAGGCGAGCCGACGCGCCTGCGCATCCTGGCGCTCCTCGCGCGTGAGGAGCTGGCCGTCCTCGAACTCTGCGGCGTGCTCGACCAGAGCCAGCCGCGCGTCTCCCGCCACCTGAAGCTGCTGGCCGAAGCCGGCCTCGTCGAGCGTTTCCCGGATGGCGCGTGGGTGTTCTACCGCCTCACGGCCGGCGGGCAAGCCGGCGAGCTCGTCCGCGAGGTGCTGGCGCGGCTCGACGCGAACGATCCGCAGCTCGTCCGCGACGCCGAGCGGCTGACGGCCGTGTTCGCCGAGCGGGCCCAGGTGGCGTCCGACTACTTCGCCCGCAACGCCGCCCGTTGGGACGAGATCCGCTCGCTCTATGTCGCCGAGGGCGACGTGGAGGCGGCGATCCTGAAGGCCGCGGGGCCGGGGCCGTTCAGGCGGCTGGTGGACCTCGGCTCCGGCACCGGCCGGATGCTGACCCTCCTGGGGCCGAAGGCGCAGGTGGCGCTTGGCCTCGACCTTTCGCAGCAGATGCTCAACATCGCCCGCGGCCACGTGGCCGAGGCCGGATTGAAGGCCTGCGAGCTGCGCCACGGCGACATCTTCAGCACGCGCCTGCCCGACGGCGAGGCCGACCTCGTGGTGGTCCACCAGGTGCTCCACTATCTCGCCGATCCGGCCGCGGCGGTGAAGGAGGCGGCGCGCATCACCGCGCCGGGCGGCAAGCTGCTGATCGTCGACTTCGCGCCGCACAAGCTCGAGTTCCTGCGCGAGCAGCACCAGCACCGCCGGCTCGGCTTCTCCGACCAGGAGATGCGCCGATGGCTGGCGGAGAGCGGCTTCGCGTACACCGCCGTCGAGACCCTGCCGCCAGCCCGCGAGGCGGGCCTGACCGTGAAGATCTGGACCGCCGAGCGGGCCGCCGCCCGGCAGAGGACCGCCGCATGA
- the metF gene encoding methylenetetrahydrofolate reductase [NAD(P)H], producing MTPVDTALGPVARAGVGGTPRPNVSFEFSPPKTPEAEASLWEAIRRLEPLNPSFVSVTYGAGGSTRDRTHRTVLRMVNETTLKPAAHLTCVEASREEVDEVIRDYWAAGIRHIVALRGDPPGQIGGRYTPRADGYNNATELTAAIRRIAPFEVSVGLYPQVHPESSGVDHDIDVLKAKVDAGATRAITQFFFDLDAFLRFMDRVRKAGVTIPISPGIMPVTNYNGLKKMAGPIGIQLPQWLANLFEGLEKDPETRRLIAASVASETCARLAEEGFSDFHFYTLNRADLTYAICRVLGVREAPTPDSSQTKPDRGSGGPKEAAA from the coding sequence ATGACACCGGTAGACACAGCCTTAGGCCCCGTCGCCCGCGCGGGCGTCGGCGGCACGCCGCGCCCCAACGTCTCCTTCGAGTTCTCGCCGCCCAAGACGCCCGAGGCGGAGGCGAGCCTGTGGGAGGCGATCCGCCGGCTCGAGCCCCTCAACCCGTCGTTCGTCTCGGTGACCTACGGCGCCGGCGGCTCGACCCGCGACCGCACGCACCGGACGGTGCTGCGCATGGTCAACGAGACGACGCTCAAGCCGGCCGCGCACCTGACCTGCGTCGAGGCCTCCCGCGAGGAGGTGGACGAGGTGATCCGCGACTACTGGGCGGCGGGCATCCGGCACATCGTGGCCCTGCGCGGCGACCCGCCGGGGCAGATCGGCGGGCGCTATACGCCGCGGGCCGACGGCTACAACAACGCCACCGAGCTGACGGCGGCGATCCGGCGCATCGCGCCCTTCGAGGTGAGCGTCGGGCTCTATCCGCAGGTCCACCCGGAGAGCAGCGGCGTCGACCACGACATCGACGTGCTGAAGGCCAAGGTGGATGCGGGGGCGACGCGGGCGATCACCCAATTCTTCTTCGACCTCGACGCGTTCCTGCGGTTCATGGACAGGGTCCGCAAGGCCGGAGTGACCATCCCGATCTCGCCGGGGATCATGCCGGTGACCAACTACAACGGCCTCAAGAAGATGGCGGGCCCCATCGGTATCCAGTTGCCGCAGTGGCTGGCTAACCTGTTCGAAGGACTGGAGAAAGATCCGGAGACCCGGCGGCTGATCGCGGCCTCGGTGGCGAGCGAGACCTGCGCCCGCCTGGCCGAGGAAGGCTTCTCCGACTTCCACTTCTACACCCTCAACCGCGCCGACCTGACCTATGCGATCTGCCGGGTCCTCGGCGTGCGCGAAGCCCCCACCCCAGATTCCTCTCAAACGAAGCCCGATCGCGGATCGGGCGGGCCGAAGGAGGCCGCGGCATGA
- a CDS encoding homocysteine S-methyltransferase family protein: MTSRAERIAALKQAAKERILILDGSWGVMIQKKGLDEADYRGQRFKDHPVQLKGDNDILCLTRPDIIAELHDAYYAAGADISETNTFSATSIGQGEYEAQGAVRDINFEGAKIAREVADRWTAKEPHKPRFVAGSIGPLPVMLSMSSDVNDPGARKVTFDQVYDAYKEQVKALHEGGVDLFLVETITDTLNCKAAIKAIMDLEDEGYEPLPIWISGTITDRSGRTLSGQTVEAFWNSIKHAKPFAVGLNCALGAELMRPHIAELSRIADTLVSAYPNAGLPNAMGEYDETPDQTGHALHDWAKDGIVNILGGCCGTTPDHIRHVADEVKGVKPRPVPERPTALRLAGLEPFELAS; the protein is encoded by the coding sequence ATGACCAGCCGAGCCGAACGCATCGCCGCCCTGAAGCAGGCGGCCAAGGAGCGGATCCTGATCCTCGACGGCTCGTGGGGGGTGATGATCCAGAAGAAGGGCCTGGACGAGGCCGACTACCGCGGCCAGCGCTTCAAGGACCACCCGGTCCAGCTGAAGGGCGACAACGACATCCTGTGCCTGACGCGGCCCGACATCATCGCCGAGCTGCACGACGCCTACTACGCGGCCGGGGCGGACATCAGCGAGACCAACACCTTCTCGGCCACCTCGATCGGCCAGGGCGAGTACGAGGCCCAGGGCGCGGTGCGCGACATCAACTTCGAGGGCGCCAAGATCGCCCGCGAGGTCGCCGACCGTTGGACGGCCAAGGAGCCCCACAAGCCGCGCTTCGTGGCCGGCTCCATCGGCCCGCTGCCGGTGATGCTGTCGATGAGCTCGGACGTGAACGACCCGGGCGCGCGCAAGGTGACGTTCGACCAGGTCTATGACGCCTACAAGGAGCAGGTGAAGGCGCTGCACGAGGGCGGGGTCGACCTGTTCCTGGTGGAGACGATCACCGACACCCTCAACTGCAAGGCGGCGATCAAGGCGATCATGGACCTCGAGGACGAGGGCTACGAGCCGCTGCCGATCTGGATCAGCGGCACCATCACCGACCGCTCGGGCCGCACCCTGTCGGGCCAGACGGTCGAGGCCTTCTGGAACTCGATCAAGCACGCCAAGCCGTTCGCGGTCGGCCTCAACTGCGCCCTGGGCGCGGAGCTGATGCGGCCGCACATCGCCGAGCTGTCGCGCATCGCCGACACCTTGGTTTCGGCCTATCCCAACGCCGGCCTGCCGAACGCCATGGGCGAGTACGACGAGACGCCGGACCAGACCGGCCACGCGCTGCACGACTGGGCCAAGGACGGCATCGTCAACATCCTCGGCGGTTGCTGCGGCACCACCCCCGACCACATCCGGCACGTCGCCGACGAGGTGAAGGGCGTCAAGCCGCGGCCCGTGCCCGAGCGGCCGACGGCGCTGCGCCTCGCCGGCCTGGAGCCGTTCGAGCTGGCGTCCTAA